A DNA window from uncultured Methanoregula sp. contains the following coding sequences:
- a CDS encoding DUF350 domain-containing protein: protein MLLVNAAVGIIQLIIAIVFAVVALYIGFSVFGKVTGKIDEQKELAKGNVAFGVVVAAIFIAIALIVQSGVSGISVGISKATALGLTSADGIIAICVAFIQLILGILLAVGAIYLALNILDKLTKGIDEFEELKKGNVAVALEMAGVIIAVALIIQSGIGGITAALI, encoded by the coding sequence ATGCTTCTTGTAAATGCAGCAGTAGGAATTATACAGTTAATCATTGCAATCGTTTTTGCAGTGGTTGCACTGTATATCGGATTCTCCGTATTCGGAAAAGTAACCGGAAAGATTGACGAACAGAAAGAACTTGCAAAGGGCAACGTTGCCTTCGGGGTTGTCGTTGCAGCAATTTTCATTGCAATTGCATTGATTGTCCAGTCCGGTGTTTCAGGGATCTCCGTTGGTATCAGCAAAGCAACCGCACTCGGTCTGACCTCAGCCGATGGTATCATCGCAATCTGCGTCGCATTCATCCAGCTTATTCTCGGTATCCTTCTTGCAGTCGGTGCAATCTACCTTGCACTCAACATCCTCGACAAACTCACCAAGGGAATCGATGAGTTCGAAGAGCTCAAGAAAGGAAATGTTGCAGTTGCCCTTGAAATGGCCGGCGTCATCATTGCTGTTGCACTGATCATCCAGTCGGGTATCGGCGGAATCACTGCCGCATTAATCTGA
- a CDS encoding acetyl-CoA carboxylase biotin carboxylase subunit — MKFFEKLLIANRGEIAIRVMRACRELGIETVAIFSDADKNALHVRYADEAFHVGEAHPSKSYLNMDRILDIARKSGAEAVHPGYGFLAENYRFAKRCQEENIIFIGPQWKTIQAMGSKIGSKQMMKDAGVPVLPGTDGGINNIDDAKKVADQIGYPVIVKASAGGGGIGMQIVNDENALEEAITASMRIAKSAFGDATVFIEKYLVKPRHIEFQVLADEHGHAVHLYDRECSIQRRHQKLVEEAPSPIMTDELRERMSASALKVAEASHYSNAGSVEFLYSQGNYYFMEMNTRLQVEHTITEIITGVDLVKQQIAISAGENLPFEQENLSIRGHAIECRINAEDPQNNFAADPGKIIRYRSPGGPGIRVDSGIHMGYTIPPNYDSMIAKLCAWDSTRGEAIRRMRRAISEYIIMGIKTTLPLHYAIMNNPQYIEGNTHTHFLQEEHILSTLERYKRDEETRMLTLAGSFDPGKKVAAITVAVNQYLQQQKK, encoded by the coding sequence ATGAAATTTTTTGAAAAACTCCTGATTGCAAACCGGGGCGAGATTGCAATCCGGGTGATGAGGGCGTGCCGCGAACTGGGCATAGAGACCGTTGCTATCTTTTCTGATGCGGACAAAAATGCCCTCCATGTCAGATATGCAGACGAAGCGTTTCATGTCGGAGAAGCACATCCCTCCAAGAGTTATCTCAATATGGACCGTATCCTCGACATTGCCAGAAAAAGCGGAGCTGAAGCAGTTCATCCCGGATATGGGTTCCTTGCGGAAAACTACCGGTTTGCCAAACGCTGCCAGGAAGAAAATATCATATTTATCGGACCCCAGTGGAAGACGATCCAGGCAATGGGATCCAAGATCGGCAGCAAACAGATGATGAAAGATGCCGGGGTTCCGGTTCTCCCTGGTACGGATGGAGGTATCAATAATATTGACGATGCAAAAAAAGTAGCCGATCAGATTGGTTACCCGGTCATCGTCAAAGCCAGTGCCGGTGGCGGGGGTATTGGCATGCAGATTGTCAATGACGAGAACGCACTCGAAGAGGCGATCACAGCGAGCATGCGCATTGCCAAGTCTGCATTCGGGGATGCCACGGTTTTTATTGAAAAATACTTAGTAAAACCCCGCCACATTGAATTTCAGGTTCTTGCGGATGAACACGGCCATGCCGTACACCTGTATGACCGGGAATGCTCCATCCAGCGGCGTCACCAGAAACTCGTGGAAGAGGCGCCGTCTCCGATTATGACCGATGAATTGCGGGAACGGATGTCTGCATCAGCCCTCAAAGTTGCAGAAGCATCGCATTACAGTAATGCCGGTTCAGTCGAGTTCCTGTACAGCCAGGGAAATTATTATTTCATGGAGATGAACACCCGGCTCCAGGTTGAGCATACAATTACCGAGATAATTACCGGAGTAGACCTTGTCAAACAGCAGATCGCGATCTCCGCGGGGGAGAATCTTCCCTTTGAGCAGGAGAATCTCTCTATCAGGGGCCACGCGATCGAATGCAGAATCAATGCTGAAGATCCGCAGAATAATTTTGCTGCCGATCCAGGTAAAATTATCCGGTACCGCTCGCCCGGGGGCCCTGGCATACGGGTGGACAGCGGCATCCACATGGGATACACAATTCCTCCCAATTACGACTCAATGATAGCTAAACTCTGCGCATGGGACAGTACCCGCGGGGAAGCTATCCGTAGGATGAGGCGCGCAATCTCGGAATATATCATCATGGGGATAAAAACAACCCTGCCGCTGCATTATGCCATCATGAACAACCCACAGTACATTGAGGGGAACACTCACACGCACTTCCTCCAGGAAGAACATATCCTGAGTACTCTCGAACGGTACAAACGCGATGAGGAAACACGGATGCTTACCCTTGCCGGATCGTTCGACCCGGGGAAAAAAGTGGCGGCGATAACCGTTGCGGTCAACCAGTACCTGCAGCAGCAAAAAAAGTAA
- a CDS encoding pyruvate/oxaloacetate carboxyltransferase, which translates to MRTAAPHKVLITDTTLRDAHQSLIATRLRTEDMIPLAREIDQCGFFSVEAWGGATFDTCIRFLNDDPWDRLRALKAELKHTPIQMLLRGQNLVGYRHYPDDVVDKFISASHKNGVDIFRIFDALNDIRNMKRSMEQVKSVGAHLQGTISYTTSPVHSTRSFIEMAKELYALDADSICIKDMAGLIMPESARELITGIKDAVDVKVCLHSHSTSGIAPMSYQTAIEAGVDILDTAMSPFAMGTSQPPTESIVASLIGTPHETGIDLIRLREVRNVCMQIREKYAGLVSPISERVDSDVLIYQLPGGMISNTVSQLQEQDALNRWDDVLAEIPRVRKDLGYPPLVTPTSQIVGTQAVLNVLVNGERYRNVTKEVKDYVRGLYGKSPAPVSDEIRHIIIGDEKVVTVRPADLLEPAYEKMKKEAVAAGLVKKEEDVLTYILYPAIAPSFLKGERVLEEIPKKQAAAKPQGDIPGQMEVEVDGEVFSVRIVSVGGSQVAVSAVSSAPQKAPRGDIAGGIKSNMQGMVLQVLVNRGATVRKGDTLVVLEAMKMENPIHSPGDGKVTEIFVDAGDVVQNGDVLLVIQ; encoded by the coding sequence ATGCGCACTGCCGCTCCTCATAAAGTTCTGATTACTGATACAACACTCCGGGATGCCCATCAGTCGCTTATCGCAACGCGGTTACGAACTGAAGATATGATCCCTCTCGCACGGGAAATCGATCAGTGTGGTTTCTTTTCGGTTGAAGCCTGGGGCGGCGCTACCTTCGATACCTGCATACGGTTCTTGAATGACGATCCCTGGGATCGTCTCCGGGCACTCAAAGCTGAGCTGAAACATACCCCCATCCAGATGCTGCTCCGCGGCCAGAACCTTGTCGGTTACCGGCACTATCCTGATGATGTTGTTGATAAATTCATTTCTGCATCGCACAAGAACGGTGTCGACATTTTTCGTATCTTCGATGCCCTGAATGATATCAGGAATATGAAGCGATCCATGGAACAGGTCAAGTCTGTCGGAGCACATCTGCAGGGCACCATATCTTACACTACGAGCCCGGTTCACAGCACCCGATCTTTCATCGAGATGGCAAAAGAGCTCTATGCCCTTGACGCGGATTCCATCTGCATTAAGGACATGGCAGGTCTGATTATGCCCGAATCTGCAAGGGAACTCATCACCGGGATCAAGGATGCAGTAGACGTGAAAGTCTGCCTGCACAGCCATTCCACGAGCGGGATTGCTCCCATGAGTTACCAGACTGCTATCGAAGCAGGTGTGGATATCCTTGACACCGCCATGTCCCCCTTCGCCATGGGCACATCCCAGCCACCAACGGAGAGCATTGTTGCATCCCTCATAGGGACTCCCCATGAGACAGGAATTGACCTGATCAGACTCCGGGAAGTCCGAAATGTCTGTATGCAGATCCGTGAGAAATATGCAGGACTGGTGAGCCCCATCTCAGAGCGGGTCGACAGCGATGTGCTCATCTACCAGCTCCCCGGGGGCATGATCTCCAATACAGTCTCCCAGTTGCAGGAACAGGATGCCCTGAACCGGTGGGATGATGTCCTTGCGGAGATCCCGAGGGTCAGAAAAGATCTCGGATACCCACCCCTCGTTACGCCAACGAGTCAGATTGTCGGGACACAGGCAGTCCTGAATGTGCTCGTGAATGGCGAGCGCTACCGCAACGTCACAAAGGAGGTCAAAGATTATGTCCGGGGCCTGTACGGGAAATCCCCTGCACCGGTCAGCGACGAGATCCGTCATATCATAATCGGGGACGAAAAAGTTGTCACGGTCCGGCCTGCCGACCTGCTCGAACCGGCTTATGAAAAGATGAAAAAAGAGGCAGTTGCAGCCGGCCTCGTCAAAAAAGAGGAAGATGTCCTCACGTACATCCTGTACCCGGCTATCGCTCCTTCATTCCTCAAGGGCGAGAGAGTCCTGGAAGAGATCCCCAAGAAACAGGCTGCTGCCAAACCCCAGGGAGATATCCCCGGCCAGATGGAAGTGGAAGTGGACGGAGAAGTGTTCTCCGTAAGGATCGTCTCCGTTGGGGGAAGCCAGGTTGCCGTATCAGCGGTCTCATCTGCTCCGCAGAAGGCCCCCCGAGGAGATATTGCCGGGGGAATTAAGAGTAACATGCAGGGAATGGTTCTCCAGGTGCTGGTAAACAGGGGAGCCACCGTCAGGAAAGGAGACACTCTGGTGGTTCTTGAAGCAATGAAGATGGAAAATCCCATCCACAGCCCGGGTGACGGCAAAGTTACCGAGATCTTTGTCGACGCCGGCGATGTCGTCCAGAACGGCGATGTCCTGCTGGTGATTCAATGA
- a CDS encoding ATP-binding cassette domain-containing protein, translating into MKIVLNDILANRSTWSLSANGDIQEGVHLITGEVGCGKTTLALMLAGFFSPTSGTIVKDGISSQMISFQFPDYHITGRTLAAECRSWGLDPSRLLSMAHISRTPDSDPLTLSRGELKRLLLTCLLEKEYDLLILDEPFSSLDCCEKERYCRILSDKPPGITIILTHEQSFFPRVDYLWEIHEGHLFCIGKTPEAIQQWEHAPPLIKKLVESGRTPRNISPEDLLEAACRM; encoded by the coding sequence ATGAAAATTGTACTGAATGATATCCTTGCGAACCGGAGCACCTGGTCTCTTTCCGCAAACGGGGATATCCAGGAAGGAGTTCACCTCATCACGGGTGAAGTCGGCTGCGGTAAGACAACCCTAGCACTGATGCTTGCCGGGTTTTTTTCCCCAACGTCAGGTACGATTGTCAAAGATGGAATCTCATCGCAGATGATCTCCTTCCAGTTCCCAGATTATCATATAACGGGAAGGACTCTTGCAGCGGAATGCCGATCCTGGGGTCTTGATCCATCGCGGCTCCTGTCGATGGCACATATTTCCCGGACCCCGGACAGCGATCCGCTTACGCTCAGCCGGGGAGAACTGAAACGTCTCCTGCTGACGTGTCTTCTTGAAAAAGAGTACGATCTCCTCATCCTCGATGAACCATTCAGCTCCCTTGACTGTTGCGAGAAAGAGAGATATTGCCGGATCCTCTCTGATAAGCCCCCTGGAATAACAATTATACTGACGCATGAACAATCGTTTTTTCCCCGTGTTGATTACCTCTGGGAGATTCACGAGGGTCACCTATTCTGCATTGGAAAGACCCCGGAGGCGATACAACAATGGGAACACGCACCCCCGCTGATAAAAAAACTCGTTGAATCCGGCAGGACACCGCGCAACATTTCTCCTGAAGATCTTCTGGAGGCAGCATGCAGGATGTGA
- a CDS encoding energy-coupling factor ABC transporter ATP-binding protein: protein MITFDHVLCKNLSTDSLVIPEGITSVIGANGSGKTTLLKLCAGIFLPERGFIQIDGVPPRKTETGWVNEFPDRNILFNSVSDEIASSLRFRNIPCAEIDVRVTDQMELMGIRYMKERMMRELSGGEKVLVALAAALVHEPELLILDEYDSHLDVKKVREIETVIRISNVRHVIRCTQQMETAALGDYVIFLNEGRITSAGTPQLVFSNLKNTPFYPFSWRIAQ from the coding sequence ATGATAACATTCGATCACGTCCTGTGCAAAAACCTCTCCACTGATTCCCTTGTCATACCCGAGGGGATTACCTCGGTTATCGGTGCAAATGGGAGCGGGAAGACAACCCTGCTGAAATTGTGCGCCGGGATATTTCTTCCGGAGAGAGGGTTCATCCAAATTGATGGTGTCCCTCCCAGGAAAACGGAGACCGGCTGGGTAAATGAATTTCCCGATAGAAATATTCTTTTCAATTCCGTGTCCGATGAGATTGCCTCATCCCTGCGGTTCCGGAATATCCCGTGCGCTGAAATTGATGTGCGGGTTACAGACCAGATGGAACTGATGGGCATCCGGTACATGAAAGAACGGATGATGCGTGAGCTATCCGGTGGAGAAAAGGTACTGGTTGCCCTTGCAGCAGCACTTGTTCACGAGCCGGAGCTCCTTATCCTGGATGAATACGATTCCCATCTGGATGTAAAAAAAGTCAGGGAGATCGAGACGGTTATCAGGATAAGCAATGTACGCCATGTGATCCGGTGCACCCAGCAGATGGAAACTGCAGCTCTTGGCGATTATGTGATATTTCTCAACGAAGGGAGAATAACATCTGCCGGGACTCCACAACTCGTCTTTTCAAACCTGAAAAATACCCCGTTTTACCCATTTTCCTGGAGGATAGCGCAATGA
- a CDS encoding biotin transporter BioY, translating to MFGDLQKSRIIAYSAVFLGLITLGGWISVPCFPVPFTLQTLFILLSGAVMRRYAVIPVGIYILMGILGFPVFHNGMAGLGILLGPTGGYIIGFLFAATISGLAYESHSRLARIGGLVAATAVIYICGIAWLMYSLGLSFILAFTTGVLPFVIGDAIKASAAYLIAERFS from the coding sequence ATGTTTGGAGACCTCCAGAAATCCCGGATTATTGCATATTCCGCAGTTTTTCTTGGGCTGATTACCCTTGGCGGCTGGATATCGGTCCCGTGCTTTCCGGTACCTTTCACCCTCCAGACACTTTTTATTCTCCTCTCCGGGGCAGTGATGCGACGGTACGCAGTTATACCGGTTGGTATTTACATCCTCATGGGTATCTTGGGATTTCCGGTATTCCACAACGGTATGGCAGGGCTTGGCATCCTGTTGGGTCCGACCGGAGGTTATATTATCGGATTCCTGTTTGCAGCAACAATCAGTGGACTTGCGTATGAAAGTCATTCCCGATTGGCCCGAATCGGCGGACTTGTGGCAGCAACAGCCGTAATCTACATCTGTGGTATCGCATGGCTAATGTATTCCCTCGGACTCAGTTTCATTTTGGCATTCACTACGGGAGTCCTGCCGTTTGTCATCGGCGATGCCATCAAGGCATCGGCGGCCTACCTGATTGCAGAACGGTTCTCATGA
- a CDS encoding biotin--[acetyl-CoA-carboxylase] ligase, translating into MADSAFKVLEILERNSGPISGETISNELGITRSAVWKHINELRIMGYDISSSQKAGYMLTRSSHNLLPYEIHKKLKTQVIGKKIRYLDSTPSTIAIGKQLCSEGNIDKIHGTVIIAEEQTGGVGRMGRAWVSPRGGIWITVILKPHIPLDHIFMITMAGSIAVARAIRKEFDLGALIKWPNDIFIGNKKVAGLLLELDAEADTVHYCLLSLGVDVNVPVSNFSQVIKNDITSIQAELGHDVDRAPFLARILKEFESRLFLIESGEYNTIIQEWKSMSCTLENQVQIRTLRNTFEGEAVDIDEYGALIIKKPNGKLERVIAGDCYHQ; encoded by the coding sequence TTGGCAGATTCTGCTTTCAAGGTCCTTGAAATTCTCGAGCGCAACAGCGGACCGATTTCCGGAGAGACAATCAGCAACGAGCTCGGTATCACCAGGTCCGCAGTCTGGAAACACATCAACGAACTTCGGATAATGGGATATGACATCTCATCATCCCAGAAAGCAGGATACATGCTGACCCGTTCCAGTCACAATCTGCTGCCGTATGAGATTCATAAAAAACTGAAAACCCAGGTTATCGGGAAAAAGATACGATATCTCGATAGCACCCCTTCGACAATCGCTATTGGAAAACAACTCTGTTCTGAAGGAAATATAGACAAGATCCATGGAACCGTGATAATTGCTGAAGAACAGACAGGTGGAGTAGGCCGCATGGGCAGGGCCTGGGTCTCACCCCGGGGAGGGATCTGGATTACAGTAATTCTCAAGCCCCATATCCCATTGGATCACATTTTCATGATCACTATGGCCGGATCCATTGCCGTTGCCCGCGCAATCCGGAAAGAGTTTGACTTGGGTGCCCTGATCAAGTGGCCGAATGATATTTTTATCGGGAACAAGAAAGTTGCAGGTCTCCTACTGGAACTGGATGCTGAAGCGGATACCGTTCACTACTGCCTTCTCAGTCTCGGTGTGGATGTCAATGTCCCTGTCAGTAATTTTTCCCAGGTTATTAAGAATGATATCACATCCATACAGGCAGAATTAGGCCATGACGTTGACAGAGCACCGTTCCTTGCGCGGATTCTCAAAGAATTCGAAAGCCGGCTTTTCCTGATTGAGAGCGGGGAATACAACACAATAATCCAGGAATGGAAAAGTATGTCGTGTACGCTTGAAAACCAGGTGCAGATCCGGACACTCCGCAATACATTTGAGGGAGAAGCCGTAGATATTGACGAATACGGTGCTCTCATAATTAAAAAGCCGAATGGCAAACTCGAACGAGTTATCGCCGGCGACTGTTATCACCAGTAA
- a CDS encoding DUF2111 domain-containing protein translates to MHRYTMSCSAEAGDLEPIVLAVHDLIHHLPVTAKSREHDGIRVEDGRVIDRKYNGPVLLEAIERNQLIQTTPTSGPYKGVPVTVTPFRDCDGNAIGAIGIVDITGIFDLATLMEHQTAILKQVCGKDPCPLPSEKIDSKR, encoded by the coding sequence ATGCACCGTTACACCATGTCCTGCAGTGCAGAGGCAGGCGATCTTGAGCCGATCGTTCTTGCAGTCCATGACCTGATCCATCATCTCCCCGTCACGGCCAAATCCCGCGAGCATGACGGTATACGGGTCGAGGACGGAAGAGTGATAGATCGTAAGTATAACGGCCCGGTACTCCTTGAAGCAATTGAGAGAAACCAGCTGATCCAGACAACTCCCACCAGTGGACCGTACAAAGGTGTCCCGGTGACGGTGACCCCATTCAGGGATTGTGATGGAAATGCAATAGGCGCTATAGGGATTGTAGACATAACGGGGATTTTTGATCTTGCCACACTTATGGAGCACCAGACTGCAATCCTCAAGCAGGTATGCGGGAAGGATCCATGCCCGCTTCCTTCAGAAAAAATTGATTCCAAAAGGTGA
- a CDS encoding RtcB family protein — translation MIEGVRQNGPLEWEVPIGFIPGMRVPGKFFLSESLGKILEEGAIHQIANVATMPGIVKNSLAMPDIHWGYGFPIGGVAAFSLNEGVISPGGVGFDINCGVRLLTTPLAFKDVTGRRDLINELYRAVPTGVGAKSSLKISTQSLDGMMNKGARWAVEAGYGTKRDLVRCEEQGYMKEADTGAVSEKAKQRGVPQGGTLGSGNHFLEIQIVSEIYNPEVAKAFGISTGQVCCMIHCGSRGLGHQTCTDHLKTLEAATKRYQITLPDRQLACAPLASPEGKAYFGAMAAAANYAWANRQIITHTTRQILAKMFGIDYEEMELVYDVAHNVAKIEDHIVDGKRMTVCVHRKGATRAFGPGTEDLPADLSGIGQPVIIPGSMGTSSFVLCGTDTAMERTFGSTCHGAGRVMSRTQAKKRMSGKEVTDLLLKKGIIVKAPNENAIADEAPDVYKPSEEVVRVVHDLGISRLVARLTPIGVIKG, via the coding sequence ATGATTGAAGGAGTCAGACAAAACGGACCTCTGGAATGGGAAGTCCCCATTGGATTTATCCCCGGTATGCGAGTTCCCGGGAAATTTTTTCTCTCAGAATCCCTGGGAAAAATTCTCGAGGAGGGCGCGATCCATCAGATTGCAAATGTTGCAACAATGCCGGGAATAGTTAAAAATTCCCTGGCAATGCCCGATATTCACTGGGGGTACGGGTTCCCGATTGGCGGAGTTGCTGCATTCTCGCTCAACGAAGGGGTAATCTCACCGGGGGGCGTAGGGTTTGATATAAACTGTGGGGTCCGTTTGCTGACAACCCCCCTGGCCTTCAAGGACGTGACAGGACGTCGTGACCTGATTAATGAATTATACCGGGCAGTTCCTACCGGGGTTGGGGCAAAAAGTTCCCTGAAGATATCCACACAATCCCTAGATGGAATGATGAACAAGGGCGCACGGTGGGCTGTTGAGGCAGGATACGGTACTAAGCGAGATCTGGTCCGGTGCGAGGAACAGGGTTATATGAAAGAGGCAGATACCGGAGCAGTATCTGAAAAAGCAAAACAGCGCGGAGTTCCCCAGGGAGGCACTCTTGGCTCGGGCAACCATTTTCTGGAAATCCAGATCGTTTCTGAGATTTATAATCCCGAAGTGGCAAAAGCATTCGGCATCAGTACCGGTCAGGTCTGTTGCATGATCCATTGTGGTTCAAGAGGGCTCGGTCACCAGACCTGTACCGATCATCTGAAAACACTCGAAGCTGCAACGAAACGATACCAGATCACCCTTCCCGACCGGCAGCTCGCATGCGCCCCGCTAGCATCTCCGGAAGGGAAAGCTTACTTCGGAGCTATGGCGGCGGCAGCAAATTACGCCTGGGCAAACCGCCAGATAATAACCCATACCACCCGCCAGATTCTTGCAAAAATGTTCGGCATTGATTATGAGGAGATGGAACTCGTATACGATGTAGCACATAATGTGGCAAAGATCGAAGACCATATTGTCGATGGGAAACGGATGACCGTATGCGTCCACCGCAAAGGAGCTACCCGGGCATTCGGCCCCGGCACCGAAGATCTTCCGGCAGATCTCTCCGGTATCGGGCAGCCCGTGATCATCCCCGGGAGTATGGGAACGTCATCGTTTGTCTTGTGTGGTACGGATACAGCGATGGAACGGACATTTGGGAGTACATGCCACGGCGCCGGACGGGTGATGAGCCGGACCCAGGCAAAAAAGAGAATGAGCGGGAAAGAGGTGACGGACCTCCTGCTCAAAAAAGGAATTATCGTCAAGGCTCCAAACGAGAACGCGATCGCTGACGAGGCCCCGGATGTCTACAAACCAAGTGAAGAAGTCGTCAGGGTAGTTCATGATCTGGGCATATCCCGGCTCGTTGCCCGCCTTACCCCGATCGGGGTGATAAAAGGATGA
- a CDS encoding archease, translating to MSYEEIPHTADVKIRARAETPELLFSEAFNALMQVVFGKNRSGEQKRVVEIHSTDRESLLADFLSEVLFISEVEGMVFCRADITILGTDLTAILYGEPFDAARHSEGTEVKGISYSGLSIWQDEKGYILDILFDV from the coding sequence ATGAGCTACGAAGAGATTCCGCATACGGCCGATGTGAAAATCCGCGCACGTGCAGAAACCCCCGAATTACTTTTTTCTGAAGCATTTAATGCCCTTATGCAAGTAGTCTTCGGAAAGAACCGTTCCGGCGAACAGAAGCGGGTTGTAGAGATTCATTCAACGGACCGTGAATCGCTCCTCGCAGATTTTCTTTCGGAAGTCCTTTTCATATCAGAAGTGGAGGGCATGGTGTTTTGTCGTGCGGATATCACTATCCTCGGCACAGATCTCACTGCAATCCTTTACGGGGAGCCATTTGATGCTGCACGCCATTCGGAAGGGACCGAAGTAAAAGGGATTTCTTACTCGGGGCTTTCGATCTGGCAAGACGAGAAGGGTTATATCCTGGACATCCTATTTGATGTATAA
- a CDS encoding DUF2551 domain-containing protein, which translates to MRSPSEIKRIIEGRLRSYLSKDKTGIRREVLRLFLRSKSITIAELVTALQKQFSVTFHAIASMVGIIASRIGILRAIRNEDGQNSYELKEKYCDIVIRIVGA; encoded by the coding sequence ATGAGATCTCCATCAGAGATCAAGCGGATAATTGAGGGCCGGCTCCGGTCATACCTGTCCAAGGACAAGACCGGCATACGACGCGAGGTGCTCAGGCTCTTTCTCCGATCCAAATCAATCACTATTGCCGAACTCGTAACCGCACTCCAGAAACAGTTCTCTGTCACATTCCATGCAATTGCGTCGATGGTAGGAATAATCGCTTCCCGTATTGGTATACTTAGGGCTATACGGAATGAGGATGGGCAAAATTCCTACGAACTCAAAGAGAAATATTGCGATATTGTCATACGGATCGTTGGTGCGTAA
- a CDS encoding protein translocase subunit SecF: MGLINYNIEKYSPKQLVILPFVLLVISLVIIGFNVATTGMPVTPGMEFAGGYSYSVTTTQTDDQIHAVFSDYPLVSIKDGINGKLLQFGPMDQAKLDSLQGVVEKNYPVHEAMASIDPTFGKSNQSMAVIALIISFIGMSIVVFVSFRTFIPSCAVVLSAFADMAMTAAAMSLLGLTLTLGTTAALLMLIGYSVDSDILLTTRVLKRQGKLNEKLTGAFHTGIIMTSTTFAAATAMFIVSWLGGVEIMWEISAVLLIGLVADILNTWLTNAGILKWYVLKAGGK, encoded by the coding sequence ATGGGATTGATCAATTACAATATCGAGAAATATTCACCCAAACAGCTGGTGATACTTCCCTTCGTACTTTTGGTAATCTCTCTTGTAATAATCGGTTTCAATGTGGCAACCACGGGCATGCCCGTAACCCCCGGCATGGAGTTTGCCGGAGGGTATTCCTATTCGGTTACAACCACCCAGACAGATGACCAGATCCATGCTGTCTTTTCCGATTATCCGCTGGTGAGTATCAAGGATGGTATAAATGGAAAACTGCTGCAGTTTGGCCCGATGGATCAGGCAAAACTCGACAGCCTCCAGGGCGTAGTGGAAAAGAATTATCCTGTACATGAAGCCATGGCGTCGATAGATCCGACATTTGGGAAGAGCAACCAATCGATGGCAGTCATCGCATTGATCATCTCATTCATTGGGATGTCGATTGTTGTTTTCGTCTCGTTCAGGACTTTCATTCCTTCCTGCGCAGTCGTCCTGTCGGCATTTGCCGATATGGCCATGACTGCAGCGGCGATGAGTCTCCTTGGCCTGACTCTCACTCTGGGTACGACTGCAGCACTTCTGATGCTCATCGGTTATTCTGTCGACAGCGATATCCTGCTGACAACAAGGGTACTGAAACGACAGGGCAAACTGAATGAGAAACTGACCGGGGCTTTCCACACCGGTATCATTATGACCTCCACAACGTTTGCGGCGGCTACTGCCATGTTTATCGTATCGTGGCTTGGTGGTGTCGAGATAATGTGGGAGATCTCCGCAGTTCTTCTCATCGGCCTTGTGGCTGATATCCTGAACACCTGGCTCACCAATGCCGGCATTCTCAAATGGTACGTCCTGAAGGCAGGTGGCAAATGA